Sequence from the Stenotrophomonas bentonitica genome:
TCCCACAGGGTGGTGCGGGTGGGCTGGCCAGACAGGGCCTGGAAGCTCAGCGGGGTCACGAACTGCTGGGCGCCGGCGGTCATGGCCACCTGCACCTGGGCCCCGGCGTCGCGCAGGCGTCGCACCAGCTCCAGCGACTTGTAGGCCGCGATGCCGCCACCCACGCACAACAACAGCTTCTGGCCTGCCAGCGGGCGCGCCTGCGCCGGGGAAGCCTGGGGGGAGTCAGCCACCTGCGGAATTCCTGTCTATCTGAGGCGGGTAGCTTACCCGATGCTCTGTTGCGGCCCTGATGCGCCAGGGGCATGAGAACGGTGTTTTTTGTCATGAGCGGGCGGGCGCCGGGTTGACGCCGCTGCCTCCTCCGCCTACGTTCGTTGGCACTTACGGCAAAGGACTGATCCGTCATGCGTATATCCCCCAGGTACCTGCTGCCTGCCCTGCTGCTGTGCTTCCCGCTGGCGGCCCAGGCCATCGAGACCGACGGCGACTACTGGATCATCCATAGTCAAGGCTCCGCCGGGAACAATCTGGCCTTCGTTGCCGACGCCGATCCCGCCCATATCTCGAAACGGGCCGGCGGCGTCGTATCGCTGGGTGTACACAAGGTCTACCAGAACACCGGCAACGGTTTCCTGACGGCCCATGAGATCGAGGTCGACTGCGCGAAGAAACGTGTCCGCATCAAGCGTGCCGACGAGATCGACGGGCCAATGGGCGGGGTGCGGCCGGTCAAAATTTCATCGGCGTGGCAGACCCAGCCCGAAGCTTGGCTTGTAAATAGCCGGGATTTCATCTGCCAGCCGCAACAGCGCACGGGCGAGGGGATGATCCCAATCGGCAGTATGGAAATGCTGCGGATGATCGACGCCGTGAGGGCCTATTTCACCGTGCTCGGGCGCGAGCAGGCCAGGGCGGCCATCCTGAAAGAGATCGATGACGCCTTCGCCCGGATGCCCCAGCCGTGAACCGACCGACAAGGAATACGCGAATGAAAAGGATTTTCGCCCCCGCCCTTCTGATGCTCGCTCTGAGCGCCTGCTCCAGCATGCCCAACTTGCCTGACATGCGCGCCAACGCTGCGTGGCAGGGTCGCCCGGTTGGTGAAGCCATTGACCAGTTTGGCGCGCCGTACCGGATCGATCCGGTGGCCGAGAAGCAATGGGTGGTTCTGGTGTATTACAGGAGTACGTCCTACGTGCGGCGCGAGGCGCTTGGCACATATACAGGTCCGCAAAACGGGCAACTGGTGCATGTCGAGTCGTGGGGCGACGTGAAGTACGACTCCCGATGCGAGATCCATGTTGCCGTCAACCGTGCCCGGCAGGTCGCGCACATCTCGACGGAGGGTGGCTACTGCGGCTCGGTCGACATCGCGCCAAAGAAACAAGGGTAGTCAGGCACCAGACTGGCTGGATAGGTTGCACTCGCGCCCTCCAGCCAGGGTTCTGTCGGCCGTAGGGCCTGTTCGTCGCACGCCAGGAACAAGTGAACTGGAATCGCGCCATGCTCCGTCACACCTGACTTGGCCGCAAGGAACGCACCATGCCCCCTGCACTGACCCGCCTGATTTTGTCCCTGCTCATGCTGATGGCTTCGGTGACGGGGGCATCCCCTGTGCCTGTTGCACCTGAGCTGGGTGATACTTGCCATCTTGCTCATCGATCGATGTCAGACGCACTGGTGCAGACGCCGTTCGAAAGCGTAGACGGTCGTGTCTATGTGCAGGCGCGGGTCAATGGCCAAGGCCCCTACCGGTTTGCGGTGGACACCGGCGCCAGCGGCATCGGCCGGGCGGACATGCGCCTGGTCTCGGCGCTTGAGCTGCCGTGGCACGGGGATGCCACCACCTCTGATGGCGTGAGCAAGGCCGCTGTCGCCACAGTGCGGATCGATGAGCTGGAACTGGGTGGGGTGGTGCACCGGAACGTGGAAGTGATCGCCCGCGACTACAACGCACGCAACGCACCCGAGGCCGCATTCGACGGAATCCTCGCCCGCGGCTTCTTTGCCGACGGCCTGCTGCGGATCGATTACCCGAACCGGACCCTGGCGTTCACCCGAACGCTCAAGCTGGACCCGGCTGCTGCCAATGCCCTTACCTATATGCGGGCATTCCGAATTCCGGTATCGGTAGGCGGACATACCTTCGTTGCCCAGCTCGACACAGGCGCCAACGTCGGCTTCGTGCTGCCGCAGTCTGTTTACGAACAGGTCTCAGAGCTGCCTTTGGGTGAGGTGGTGCGTTCGCAACTGACCAACGGCCAGCTGGAAAGCTGGCGTGGGACGGTTCAGCAGCCGATCCGCGTGGGGCAGACGACCCACGCCCTGGCTGAGGTGCGCGTCTCCCCGAAGTACCCGGAAGTGCTGGTGGGCGCGCGTGCGCTGCAAGACGCGGTGGTGCTGATCGACCAGAGAAGTCAGGTGGTGGCCGTTTGCCGGTGAGCGAAAGGTAAAGCTGTCGCTCATTACGCGTGCGGCGGCGCCTGTTCCGACACATCGTGTTCCGGAGCGATTGAATCTTCTAATAGTGCGACGACTGTCCTACGTCAGACCGGGAGCCGCTCGTAGACTTCGCATCCTATCGAGGAGCGTGTTCTCAGAGTCAGGGTCGGCTATGAAGACAGTCAAGACAAAGTGGCTTTCCTACACCGTCCTTGTGGGCCTGATTCCGATCCTCTCGAGGTTCCTGATCTGGCTGGTGACCAAAGAGGGAAGCATCGAACCCTTTTCTCCACAGGACTTCATCGCATTCGGGCTCGTTCTCCATATCTCGAACATCAACGAGATTGAACACCTCATCGGAGCAGATAGGTCATGGAAAACGGTCCAGAACGCCGTTGCCGCCTTCTTCATTGCGATTCATGGCGTACTCTTCTGTTTAACACCGATTGGTGGAGACGCGGTTGATCAACAGTCCATCATGGCCTGCGTAGGCGTTATCGCATTGGGGTCACTCTTCATCAGTTACTGCTTGTTCAATCGCATCTCAAAATTCCAGCAAATTGATGTGGAGCATCGACCATGACAACAATCCTTGTGGCAGCCACCGTGGTGATTGCCGCATTCGCCCTAGGCTTCGGCATGTGGACTCTGCTGCATTCCCCCAACGAGAGCCCGCCGCAACGGAAGCGCATTGACGCGGACTGATATCTGCATGACAACAATTCTCGTCGCCTCGACCGCGGTTATGCATTGGTGGCAGTAGGACTCGCGATCTGGACAATGGTGGAGACACGCAAAGAGGTCCAGCGGCGAAAGAACCGAACTCCGGAGAACTGACCAGGACAGTCGGGGGCAGAACTTGACATCCTGTCCAGTACTTGACGACTCCCGATTGCTAACATTGGTCCACGTAATCAAGGATCGATGCTCGTGGCCACTTCGTCTTCGCCCGTTGTTCTGGATGCCTTCCCCACCTGCGAGGACGCCTTCGCCGAGATCGAGCGGCTCGCTCGTTCGGGCGTGCACCCGGACCGTATCCGGCTGCACCACAACGAACGCGCCCTGTACTGGGTCTGCAACAACAGCATGCTGCACGGCGATGGCCCGGATGAGGCCAGGGTGGCGCGACGCCTCGATGCGCATGTGGCCTTGGTCTCCCTGCTGCTGGAACATGGCGCGGACCCGAACAAGGCCGCAGGCCGTGGCGCCACCCCGCTTTCCACCACCTGCCGGGACCTCATCTTCGGTCCGACCGCACAGGCAGTGGAGAAGCTGCGCCTGTTACTGGCCGCCGGCGCGAACCCGCGCCTGACCAAGGATTCCCCGATCTGCACCGCGATCGGCCTGCGCGAGATGCGTGGCGAGGTGTTCAACAGTGCGTTCGAGCCGGACGCGGATCCGGCTGAAATGGAGCTCATCTTCCAGGCCGTCGACGCACTGCTGCAGGCCGGCGCCAGCATTGAAGCCATGGACCACCGGCAGATGTATACGCCGGTGCTGATGGCCGCGTACATGGGAAGTGCGCCCCTCCTGCGCTTCCTTGCCGAGCGCGGCGCCAACGTGCAGGTGGTCAATCCGGCCGGCTCCAACGCCCTGATGTACACAGCCGGCGACGTGGACGGGCTCAAGGCCAGCCGTGGCGGCTTTTCCACCACCTGGCACCGCCTGGGCGATCCCGTGGCTGCCACCCGTCTGCTCCTCGAATGGGGCGTGGATCCCTCAGCTGCCAACGAGCGCGGCCGCACGCCACTGGCACTGGCCTTGAACGCAGGCAACGAAGACGTGGCGATGGTCCTGGCTGAAGCGATCTCCGCTCAGGGCAAACTCCTGAAAGCCGACGTCCGCCGCTTCAAGGGAACGGCGTTCGAGGGACAGGCAGCCGCATTGGAAACGACCGGACGCACCAGCAAGCCACCCAGGAAGCAGCCCAAGCCCGAAGGCGCCGCCCAGGCCGCTTCGTGGGCCCGCGCCCTCCAGGAGTTGAATCATCCGGAAGCGTGGAAGCGACCGGCCTGGTTCTGTGAGTTCAACAAGGCTCTGTTCGAGCACCTGGCCAGCGATCCCCATCCCGCCATTCCCTCGCAGCGGCTGTATGCCGATTACACCGACACGATGCGCACCCTGCGGTTGTCCAGGACCAAGGACTGGATCAGCCGCAGCGGCGTGGTGACGGTGCAGCCGGATGTGTTGAACTGGAACACGTTGCGGATCAGTTACTCGCAACTGGACGGCGACGACCTGGCCTGCCGCGAGGAGATCTTCATGCCGATCTCGCCGGAGCAGCAGCCGAGCGTGGAGGCGGTGGCGGACGTGGTGGGGCAGATGAGTGCGCGTTACTTCAAATTGCCGGGCTGACGAGCCGCTTTGGCTGGACCTTGGCAGGTCGTTCGATGATGTGCTGAAGCGGATCACCGAAAACGGAACGGCCCCTTGCAGCAGTACTGGACTTTCAACCTGACCCCGAGACGGTGGACGCATGGACAATGAGCTCTGGACGTTTCATGTGGCTACCGGTTATCCGGTGATGGCGGCAAAGAAGCTGCTGGCCGAGATGGCCCCCCTTCTTCGGGAACGCATCATGCTGGCGATCGCGCAGCGCCCGCCCGGCGAGCGAATCCTGAAAGATCCACTGGAGCTGGATCCACAGTTCAGCGAGACAATCCGAGGGGCGCGATCAGAGGCGGAAAATATTGCCGCTTGCAGCGGTATCAGTGGCCGAGGTAGCAGCCACTTCATAGCGGCTACGCAGTCGAAAATTCTTCTGGAACGCCACGGAATCGTCTGGTTCCCGCACTACCAGATGAACCCGTGGGTGATCTTCGACTGACCGACCAGACTGCGATTTCCTCACCCGCTGGAGCGGCGATTTCCCATGGCTGCTTGCCTGTCGGCGAAAGAATACTGCCGGCATGGCAATCAAAGACTGGCCCGAGGACGACCGACCTCGCGAGAAGCTGCTGACGCGCGGTCCGCGCGCACTATCTGAGTCCGAACTGCTCGCGCTGTTCATCGGCAGCGGCAGTGGCGGGATGGATGCGGTGCAGAGTGCCCGGCGACTGCTGGACGAACATGGCCCGTTGCGCCGACTGCTCGATCTGGATGCGGCCACGTTGATGAAGCTGCCCACCATGGGGCCGGCCCGCGCCTGCAAACTGGTCGCCGCACTGGAGCTGGCCAGTCGCCATGTCCTGTCCGACCTTGAACGGGGCGACAGCTTCTGCGACCCAGACTCAGCCGCGCGGTTCTTCAAGTTGCGGCTGCGCCCGCGCCCGCAGGAAGTGTTCGCCGCGCTGTTCCTGGATACCCGGAACCGGACTCTGGCCTACGAAGAACTTTTCACCGGCACCGTGGACGAGGCGGCGGTCTACCCGCGCGAGGTGGTTCGCCGGGCCCTGCTGCACAACGCGGCGGCGGTGATCGTCAGCCACAACCACCCGTCCGGGCGGGCTGAACCTTCGGCGGCCGACCGTCAGATCACCCACCAGCTCCACCAAGCCCTGGCGCTGGTGGGCATGCGGCTGGTGGACCACATCGTGGTGGGGGATGGCCCGGCGGTTTCCATGGCCCAGCGGGGGTGGCTGCGGGCCGGCCCCGCCCCCTGAGCTGAACGGCCTGCTCAGCCCCCGGCCCCAATAGCGCCCACAAACCCGCCCCCCGGGCCTCCCTGCCACCCGCTCTGCCCCGGTTCAATGGATCGGGGCGGCTTCTGGGCTAAAATTACCGATTCCGCCGCTCCAGTCCCAAAGCAGGCCTTGTGAAAAATCTCCTCCGCGCCCTGATCAGCCAGGGCATTGAAGCCTTGCGCGCCAACGGCACCTTGCCGGCCGATACCCTGACCCCGGAATTCGTGGTGGAACGCCCGAAGACCCGCGAACACGGTGATTTCGCCACCAATGCCGCGATGCTGCTGGCCAAGCCGGCGCGCAGCAATCCGCGCGCCCTGGCTCAGGCGCTGCTCGATGCACTGCCCAAGAGCGATGACGTGCTGCGCGTGGAAATCGCCGGCCCGGGCTTCATCAACTTCCACTTGGCCCCCAGCGCATACCAGCGTGAAGCGGCCAGCGTGCTGAAGGAAGGCGCCGAATACGGCCACAACCTGAGCGGCAACGGCCGCACCGTGGGCGTGGAATACGTTTCGGCCAACCCGACCGGTCCGCTGCATGTCGGCCATGGCCGCGCGGCGGCGATCGGCGACAGCCTGGCGCGCCTGCTGGAAGTAAACGGCTGGAACGCCAAGCGCGAGTTCTACTACAACGACGCCGGCGTGCAGATCGAGAACCTGGCCCTTTCCACCCAGGCGCGCGCGAAGGGCATCAAGCCCGACGACGCCGGCTGGCCGGAAGGCGGCTACCGCGGCGACTACATCGAAGACGTGGCCAAGGCCTACCTGGCCGGCGCCACCGTGGAGCTGGAAGGCCATTCGGTGGTGGGCGAGCGCGACCCGGACAACCTGGATGCGATCCGCCGCTTCGCCGTGGCCTACCTGCGCAACGAGCAGAACCAGGACCTGGCCGCGTTCGGGGTGGATTTCGACATCTACTTCCTGGAAAGCTCGCTGTACAAGGACGGCAAGGTCGAAGAGACCGTGGCGCAGCTCAATGCGGCCGGCCATACCTATGAAGAAGGCGGCGCGCTGTGGCTGCGTTCGACCGACTTCGGTGACGACAAGGACCGCGTGATGCGCAAGTCCGACGGCACCTACACCTACTTCCTGCCGGACGTGGCCTACCACCTGAGCAAGTGGCAGCGCGGCTACGAGCGCGCGATCACCGAGCTGGGCGCGGATCACCACGGTTCGCTGGCACGCGTGCGCGCCGGTCTGCAGGCGCTGGACGTGGGCATTCCCAAGGGCTGGCCGGAATACGTGCTGCACCAGATGGTGACGGTGATGCGCGGCGGCGAGGAAGTGAAGCTTTCCAAGCGTGCCGGCAGCTACCTGACCCTGCGCGACCTGATCGACGAAGCCGGCCGCGACGCGACCCGCTGGTTCCTGATCGCACGCAAGCCCGATTCGCAGCTGACCTTCGATATCGACCTGGCCCGCCAGCAGAGCAACGACAACCCGGTGTTCTACGTACAGTACGCGCACGCCCGGGTGTGCAGCCTGCTGCGCCAGGCGCAGGAAAAGAAGCTGTCGTACACCCCGGCCGAAGGCATGACCGGGGTGGCGTCGCTGACCGACGAACCGTCGCTGTGGCTGATGGTGGAAATGTCGCGCTTCCCGGAAGTGGTGGAAGCGGCTGGTGTGGCGCTGGAACCGCACCTGGTGGCGCAGTACCTGCGTGAATTGGCGCATGCCTTCCACACGTGGTATCACGGCACCCAGGTGCTGGTGGCTGACGACGCCGAACGCAATGCCAAGCTCACGCTGGCCTGCGCGGCGCGCCAGGTGCTGGCCAATGGCCTGAACATCCTGGGCGTTTCCGCCCCGGAAAAAATGTAAGCAGTGGAGAAGCAGTAAATGGCAGCACGACGCGGCAAGAGCCAGGCGCGACGCAACACCAGCCAAGGCACGCCCGGATGGGTATGGCTGGTGGCCGGTGTGGCGATTGCGGCCGTGGTGTTCCTGGCGGCACCGAACCTGTTCAAGAACGATGGCGACGGCTTCCTGCGGGTAGGCCCGCAGCCGGACCCGAACGCGCAGCCGGCCCCGGTCAGCGACGCCGACACCGACGTGGGCGCCGAGCTGCCCAAGCCCGGTGCGGCCAAGCCTGCCGAACCGGCCAAGCCGGCGGCGACGCAGTACGACTTCTACACCCTGCTGCCCGGCAAGGAAGTGGAAATGTCCGACGCGGAACTGGCCGCCAGTGCGCGCGCGGAAGAGCAGCGCAAGGCCAAGGCGGAAGCGCAGCGCGCACAGGCTGCCCTGGAAGGCCGCCCGGTACCGGCCGCCGCAGCGGCACCGACGACTACGGCCGCAACCGCAGCCACGACCACCGCAGCACCGGCCCCGTTGCCGGCGCCGGTCGCCGAGCGCCCGGCTGCTGCAGCGGCGCCGAAGCCGGTTGCAGAGACCACCGCTCCCAAGCCGGAAGCGACGACCACGGCTGCAGCCACGCCGGCCGCAGTCGCTGCCCAACCGGCAGCCAGCAATGTGCGTTATATCCTGCAGGCCGGTGCCTTTGGCGCGTCGGGTGATGCCGAAGCCACCAAGGCCAAGCTGGCGATGATCGGCCTGGCTGCACGGGTGGAATCGGCACAGATCAACGGCAAGACGGTCTACCGCGTGCGCATGGGGCCGTACGGAAGTGCCGGCGAACTGGCCGAAGCCAAGCAGAAGCTGGATGGCACTGGTTTGCAGGCGATGGCGATCAAGGCGCAGTAACGGTAGAATCGCTCCATTGGCCTCCGAGCCCGTAGCTTCACCTATCTGGCCTTGAGCCATGAAAAAGCCCCGCATCGCGGGGCTTTTTCTTTTGACGCTATGCTGGCGCTCCCGGGAAATGGATGGCGCACATGGGCAGTTCAAACGGCAACGACCGCCGCATCGACAACATCGAATTCAACGTGGGCGACATTGCCCGCAGCAAGGCGTTCTACGGCACGGTGTTTGGCTGGACCTTCACCGACTACGGCCCCGGCTATACCGAGTTCAACGACGGACGGTTGCGCGGTGGATTCACCACCGATGGGCCGGTACGCAGCGGCGGACCACTGGTCATCCTGTATGCGGATGACCTCGAGGCGACCGAGGCACGGGTGGAAGGCGCCGGCGCGAAGATTTCCACGCCGGCGTTCGACTTCCCGGGCGGGCGGCGGTTCCATTTCATCGACCCGGATGGGTATGAATTGGCGGTGTGGACCGCGGCTTAGTCGCGCGCCACCTGGAAGCCGGCGAAGGACTGACTGACCGGCATCACTTCGAGACGGTTGATGTTGAGGTGGGCCGGCAGGTTGGCGACCCACAGGATCTGCTCGGCGATGTCGTCGGCGGTCATCGGGTTCGCACCGGTGTAGAGCGTGTCCGAGGCGGCCTGGTTGCCGTGGGTGCGGACCAGGGTGAATTCGGTTTCGGCCATGCCCGGTTCGATGGTGGTCACGCGCACGCCGGTGCCGTGCAGGTCCGAGCGCAGGCCCAGCGAGAACTGGCTGACGAACGCCTTGGTGCCGCCGTAGGCGTTGCCGCCCGGGTACGGGTACACGCCGGCCACCGAGCTGATGTTGATGATCGCGCCCTTGCGCGCCACCAGCTGCGGCAGCAGGCGGTGGGTCAGCGTGACCAGCGCGGTCACGTTGGTGTCGATCATGGTGCGCCAGTCTTCCAGCGACGCGCTCTGGGCCGGGGCGGTGCCCTGAGCCAGGCCGGCGTTGTTGACCAGGAGGTCGATATCGGCAAAACCGGCCGGCAGCGCGGCCAGCGCAGCTTCCATCGCGGCGGTGTCGCGGACGTCGAACACGGCGGCGTGCACACGCTCGGGGCCGTAGGCGTCGACCAGCGGCTGCAGCCGTTCGGCGCGGCGCCCGGTGGCGATGACCCGCCAGCCGGCCTGGGCGAAACGATGGACGGCGGCGGCGCCAAAGCCGGACGTGGCGCCAGTGATCAGAGCGGTACGGGTCATCGCGGGTCTCCGTGGAATTCCCGACCATTTTCGCACCCTGCGCGCCGCTGTGTTGGCGCCCGCTGGCGGATCAGCGGATCCGGAACACGCGGGCCTTGGGCAGGTCTTCGTCCACCTGCAGGAACCAGCGCCCGGCGATGCCCGGCACCACCACGATGGCCGGGTTGGCGCGGCTGGCCTTGAGCTTCAGCTCGCCCTTGAGCACCTGCCACTGCTGGCCGTTGTCCAGGGTGAACACGGTTCCCGGCTGCCAGCCGTCGACCTGGCCGGTGACGTTGGCATGGATGGGGCCGTCGTCCAGGCCGGGGAACATCGGGGCCGGGGTGGGCGCGCCGGGCAGCGGCGCCGGAGCAGCGGCCGGGGCCATCGGGGCGGCCGCCACCGGCGCCGGTGCACGGGCCTCGGCCTCGCGCAGCAGGCGGTTGAGGGTCTGCAGCTGGGCCGGTGTGAGGCCCACGTCGGCCAGCTGCTGCGGGTCCACGCGCTGCTCGATCGCCACATACGGGGCCTGCGCCGAGGCCGTCGCGGCCAGCCAGACCATGCCCACACCCGCCAGAACCTGCCACCTGCGCATTGCCCGCTCCACTGCCTGTAAGTGCCTGAGGAGCGCACTGTGCTTCACTTTCATGGCACTCAGATGACAGGCCAGACACCGCTTTCCGGGCCGGGTGCCCGGCTGGGGGTAAAATGGCCGCCAGCCACGCAGCCGCGATGGCGGTATTGGACGTCCCCCATGATCAACAACGATGTACTGCGCAGCATCCGTTACATGCTCGATCTCAGCGACGGCAAGATTGCCGAGATCTGTGCCCTCGCCGACCCGGCCTTCGTGGTCGACAAGGCCGACGTGCCCGGCTGGCTGCGCAAGGAAGACGAAGAAGGCTTCGTAGCCTGCGACGACCGCACCCTGGCGCATTTCCTTGACGGCCTGATCGTGCTCAATCGCGGCCGCGATGAAAGCCAGCCGCTGCGCCCGGTGGAAAAGCGCATCACCAACAACCTGGTGCTGAAGAAGTTGCGCGTGGCCTTCGAGCTGAAGGACGTGGACATGCACGCGATTTTCGAGAGCGCCGGTTTCCCGGTGTCCAAGCCGGAGTTGTCGGCGCTGTTCCGGCAGCCGGACCACAAGAACTTCCGAGCCTGTGGCGACCAGCTGCTGCGCAATTTCCTCAAGGGTCTGACCCTGCGCGTTCGCGGCAGTTGATTCAGAACGCGGTCTGCACCGCGAACTCCACGCGGGACCCGGCGTTGCTGCCGAACAGGCGCTTGGCGGCGCGGTCGGTGTCGTGGGCGGTGAGGCGAAGTTCCCACGGGCCGTGCACGGTCCAGATGGCGCTGAGCTGGCCATGCAGGTAGTCGTCTGCGTAGGCGCTGTCGAGCCAGTACTGGCCGACCGCGCCTTCCAGGCGCCATTGATCGTTCAAGGGCAGCCGCCCACCGAGCTGGGCGTAGGTGCCGGTACGACCAC
This genomic interval carries:
- a CDS encoding ankyrin repeat domain-containing protein — its product is MATSSSPVVLDAFPTCEDAFAEIERLARSGVHPDRIRLHHNERALYWVCNNSMLHGDGPDEARVARRLDAHVALVSLLLEHGADPNKAAGRGATPLSTTCRDLIFGPTAQAVEKLRLLLAAGANPRLTKDSPICTAIGLREMRGEVFNSAFEPDADPAEMELIFQAVDALLQAGASIEAMDHRQMYTPVLMAAYMGSAPLLRFLAERGANVQVVNPAGSNALMYTAGDVDGLKASRGGFSTTWHRLGDPVAATRLLLEWGVDPSAANERGRTPLALALNAGNEDVAMVLAEAISAQGKLLKADVRRFKGTAFEGQAAALETTGRTSKPPRKQPKPEGAAQAASWARALQELNHPEAWKRPAWFCEFNKALFEHLASDPHPAIPSQRLYADYTDTMRTLRLSRTKDWISRSGVVTVQPDVLNWNTLRISYSQLDGDDLACREEIFMPISPEQQPSVEAVADVVGQMSARYFKLPG
- a CDS encoding DUF1456 family protein codes for the protein MINNDVLRSIRYMLDLSDGKIAEICALADPAFVVDKADVPGWLRKEDEEGFVACDDRTLAHFLDGLIVLNRGRDESQPLRPVEKRITNNLVLKKLRVAFELKDVDMHAIFESAGFPVSKPELSALFRQPDHKNFRACGDQLLRNFLKGLTLRVRGS
- a CDS encoding SDR family NAD(P)-dependent oxidoreductase → MTRTALITGATSGFGAAAVHRFAQAGWRVIATGRRAERLQPLVDAYGPERVHAAVFDVRDTAAMEAALAALPAGFADIDLLVNNAGLAQGTAPAQSASLEDWRTMIDTNVTALVTLTHRLLPQLVARKGAIINISSVAGVYPYPGGNAYGGTKAFVSQFSLGLRSDLHGTGVRVTTIEPGMAETEFTLVRTHGNQAASDTLYTGANPMTADDIAEQILWVANLPAHLNINRLEVMPVSQSFAGFQVARD
- a CDS encoding SPOR domain-containing protein, giving the protein MAARRGKSQARRNTSQGTPGWVWLVAGVAIAAVVFLAAPNLFKNDGDGFLRVGPQPDPNAQPAPVSDADTDVGAELPKPGAAKPAEPAKPAATQYDFYTLLPGKEVEMSDAELAASARAEEQRKAKAEAQRAQAALEGRPVPAAAAAPTTTAATAATTTAAPAPLPAPVAERPAAAAAPKPVAETTAPKPEATTTAAATPAAVAAQPAASNVRYILQAGAFGASGDAEATKAKLAMIGLAARVESAQINGKTVYRVRMGPYGSAGELAEAKQKLDGTGLQAMAIKAQ
- a CDS encoding VOC family protein, with translation MAHMGSSNGNDRRIDNIEFNVGDIARSKAFYGTVFGWTFTDYGPGYTEFNDGRLRGGFTTDGPVRSGGPLVILYADDLEATEARVEGAGAKISTPAFDFPGGRRFHFIDPDGYELAVWTAA
- a CDS encoding aspartyl protease family protein, with the protein product MPPALTRLILSLLMLMASVTGASPVPVAPELGDTCHLAHRSMSDALVQTPFESVDGRVYVQARVNGQGPYRFAVDTGASGIGRADMRLVSALELPWHGDATTSDGVSKAAVATVRIDELELGGVVHRNVEVIARDYNARNAPEAAFDGILARGFFADGLLRIDYPNRTLAFTRTLKLDPAAANALTYMRAFRIPVSVGGHTFVAQLDTGANVGFVLPQSVYEQVSELPLGEVVRSQLTNGQLESWRGTVQQPIRVGQTTHALAEVRVSPKYPEVLVGARALQDAVVLIDQRSQVVAVCR
- the argS gene encoding arginine--tRNA ligase yields the protein MKNLLRALISQGIEALRANGTLPADTLTPEFVVERPKTREHGDFATNAAMLLAKPARSNPRALAQALLDALPKSDDVLRVEIAGPGFINFHLAPSAYQREAASVLKEGAEYGHNLSGNGRTVGVEYVSANPTGPLHVGHGRAAAIGDSLARLLEVNGWNAKREFYYNDAGVQIENLALSTQARAKGIKPDDAGWPEGGYRGDYIEDVAKAYLAGATVELEGHSVVGERDPDNLDAIRRFAVAYLRNEQNQDLAAFGVDFDIYFLESSLYKDGKVEETVAQLNAAGHTYEEGGALWLRSTDFGDDKDRVMRKSDGTYTYFLPDVAYHLSKWQRGYERAITELGADHHGSLARVRAGLQALDVGIPKGWPEYVLHQMVTVMRGGEEVKLSKRAGSYLTLRDLIDEAGRDATRWFLIARKPDSQLTFDIDLARQQSNDNPVFYVQYAHARVCSLLRQAQEKKLSYTPAEGMTGVASLTDEPSLWLMVEMSRFPEVVEAAGVALEPHLVAQYLRELAHAFHTWYHGTQVLVADDAERNAKLTLACAARQVLANGLNILGVSAPEKM
- a CDS encoding membrane lipoprotein lipid attachment site-containing protein, which translates into the protein MKRIFAPALLMLALSACSSMPNLPDMRANAAWQGRPVGEAIDQFGAPYRIDPVAEKQWVVLVYYRSTSYVRREALGTYTGPQNGQLVHVESWGDVKYDSRCEIHVAVNRARQVAHISTEGGYCGSVDIAPKKQG
- the radC gene encoding RadC family protein, translated to MAIKDWPEDDRPREKLLTRGPRALSESELLALFIGSGSGGMDAVQSARRLLDEHGPLRRLLDLDAATLMKLPTMGPARACKLVAALELASRHVLSDLERGDSFCDPDSAARFFKLRLRPRPQEVFAALFLDTRNRTLAYEELFTGTVDEAAVYPREVVRRALLHNAAAVIVSHNHPSGRAEPSAADRQITHQLHQALALVGMRLVDHIVVGDGPAVSMAQRGWLRAGPAP